The Orcinus orca chromosome 4, mOrcOrc1.1, whole genome shotgun sequence genome includes a region encoding these proteins:
- the LOC101277739 gene encoding NF-kappa-B-activating protein-like — protein sequence MDPVSGSRSPDWEVSGSGGKRRSSSKSPKPSKTSRSPRGRRSRSHSCSRSGDRNGFSHQLSGPSQGSQNQSYRCRSRSRSQERPSAPRGAPFASASSSAYYGGYSRPCGSDKPWPSLLDKEREESLRQKRLSERERIGDLGAPEVWGLSPKNPEPDSDEHTPVEDEEPKKSTTSASTSEEEKKKSSHLKERSKKRRKKKSSKRKHKKYSNDSDSDSDSETDSSDEDTKRRAKKAKKKEKKKKRRWKKYKKNKSKKSRKDSSDSCSKESQEEFLENPWKDRSKPEEPSDLIGPEAPKTLASQDDKPLNYGHALLPGEGAAMAEYVKAGKRIPRRGEIGLTSEEIASFECSGYVMSGSRHRRMEAVRLRKENQIYSADEKRALASFNQEERRKRENKILASFREMVYRKTKGKEDK from the coding sequence ATGGATCCGGTGTCTGGCTCCCGCAGCCCGGACTGGGAGGTCTCGGGCTCCGGGGGGAAGCGTCGCAGTTCGTCAAAGAGCCCTAAGCCCAGCAAAACCTCTCGCTCCCCGCGGGGCCGCCGCTCTCGCTCGCACTCTTGCTCTCGGTCCGGGGACCGGAATGGCTTTAGCCATCAACTGAGTGGCCCCAGCCAAGGCTCCCAAAACCAGTCCTACCGCTGCCGCTCGCGGTCACGCTCTCAAGAGCGGCCCTCCGCGCCGCGGGGCGCCCCTTTCGCTTCTGCCTCCTCGTCCGCCTATTATGGCGGCTACTCACGCCCCTGCGGGAGCGACAAGCCATGGCCTAGCCTCCTGgacaaggagagggaagagagccTGCGGCAGAAGAGattaagtgagagagagaggattgGAGACTTAGGAGCTCCTGAAGTATGGGGACTTTCTCCAAAGAATCCAGAACCAGACTCTGATGAACATACACCAGTAGAGGACGAGGAGCCAAAGAAAAGCACCACTTCAGCTTCTacttcagaagaagaaaagaagaagtctagtcatttaaaagaaaggtccaagaaaaggaggaagaaaaagtcgtctaaaagaaaacacaagaagtATTCTAATGATAGTGACAGTGACTCTGATTCTGAAACAGACTCCAGTGATGAAGATACAAAAAGGAGAGCAAAGAAagccaagaaaaaggaaaagaagaagaaacgcAGAtggaagaaatataagaaaaataagtctaAGAAGAGCAGAAAAGATTCCAGTGATTCATGTTCTAAAGAGTCCCAAGAAGAGTTTCTGGAGAATCCCTGGAAGGATCGATCAAAGCCTGAAGAACCCTCAGATTTGATTGGTCCAGAGGCTCCCAAAACACTTGCCTCTCAAGATGATAAACCTTTGAACTATGGCCATGCTCTGTTACCTGGTGAAGGTGCAGCTATGGCTGAATATGTAAAAGCTGGAAAACGTATCCCACGAAGAGGTGAAATTGGCTTGACAAGTGAAGAAATTGCATCATTTGAATGCTCGGGTTACGTAATGAGTGGTAGCAGGCATCGCCGAATGGAGGCTGTGCGACTGCGAAAAGAGAACCAGATCTATAGTGCTGATGAGAAGAGAGCCCTTGCATCCTTTAaccaagaagagagaagaaagagagaaaacaagattCTGGCCAGTTTTCGAGAGATGGTATACAGAAAAACTAAAGGGAAAGAGGACAAATAA